The following coding sequences lie in one Thermoleophilia bacterium genomic window:
- a CDS encoding glutathione S-transferase, producing the protein MPTAGTITLHVLPPSHPCMTARAALELKGLEYEVVDLDMGKHGNQVEEIYGEGRRTVPGMTIDGELVHGSTAILERLEELVPENPLYPAGIADEVRAAEAWADGHLQDLGRRLPWGALYFRPEAMGIFGGAGPLDPAGTDFAMKFIRSTWKYHGITCELLAEDLKAFPGMVKQISTFADQGLIDGEDPTAADLQIASTIRVLMTVGDLHSSLEGTSAERIARRYFPEYDGLVPQGAFPSSWI; encoded by the coding sequence ATGCCAACAGCCGGAACGATCACCCTTCACGTCCTGCCGCCGTCCCACCCCTGCATGACCGCCCGGGCCGCACTCGAGCTCAAGGGCCTCGAATATGAAGTGGTCGACCTCGACATGGGCAAGCACGGCAACCAGGTCGAGGAGATCTACGGCGAAGGCAGGCGCACGGTTCCCGGCATGACGATCGACGGCGAACTCGTCCACGGCTCGACCGCGATCCTCGAGCGTCTCGAAGAGCTGGTCCCGGAGAACCCGCTATACCCGGCCGGGATCGCCGATGAGGTCCGCGCCGCGGAGGCCTGGGCGGACGGTCACCTCCAGGACCTCGGGCGGCGGCTGCCCTGGGGCGCCCTCTACTTCCGGCCCGAAGCGATGGGCATCTTCGGCGGTGCCGGTCCGCTCGACCCGGCCGGAACCGACTTCGCCATGAAGTTCATCCGCTCGACCTGGAAGTACCACGGCATCACCTGTGAGCTGCTGGCCGAAGACCTCAAGGCCTTCCCCGGGATGGTCAAACAGATCAGCACGTTCGCCGACCAGGGCCTGATCGACGGCGAGGATCCGACCGCGGCCGACCTCCAGATCGCGTCGACGATCAGGGTCTTGATGACCGTGGGCGACCTGCATTCGAGCCTCGAAGGAACCTCGGCCGAGCGCATCGCCCGCCGCTACTTCCCGGAATACGACGGCCTGGTCCCCCAGGGCGCATTCCCGTCGAGCTGGATTTAA
- a CDS encoding thioesterase family protein, which translates to MAAPGEDLVPASLAVPKGGQSYELTGMSRGPWQADAAHGGPPAALLVREAERHCDDGQLRLLSLSSTFYGPVMLGGIEITSEVVKPGQRQKVVSLTLSSNGRTAIEARAILIRVADVELPDTVEPIEPEMTPIEEGAEVERGLWFPGDEIAFHRTANTVKVVEGGPETVNHTGAAWFHLDCLVVPDEVVTPAQRAAAAADFGNGLAHPVPFGEYLFVNCDLNVNLLREPAGEWIGLVSRTDVDRIGSGLTVTELHDVGGRFGSASQSLYVDRA; encoded by the coding sequence TTGGCCGCACCGGGTGAAGACTTGGTACCGGCAAGCCTGGCCGTGCCGAAGGGCGGCCAGAGCTACGAGCTGACCGGCATGTCACGCGGCCCGTGGCAGGCCGATGCCGCCCACGGCGGGCCCCCGGCCGCACTGCTCGTGCGGGAGGCCGAGAGGCATTGTGACGACGGGCAGCTGCGTCTGCTCTCGCTTTCGAGCACTTTCTACGGGCCGGTGATGCTCGGCGGGATCGAGATCACCTCCGAGGTGGTGAAGCCCGGCCAGCGCCAGAAGGTGGTCTCGCTGACCCTCTCTTCGAATGGTCGCACCGCAATCGAGGCGCGGGCCATCCTGATCAGGGTGGCCGACGTAGAGCTGCCGGACACGGTCGAGCCGATAGAGCCGGAGATGACCCCGATCGAAGAGGGCGCCGAGGTCGAGCGCGGCCTCTGGTTTCCGGGGGACGAGATCGCTTTCCACCGGACCGCGAACACGGTGAAAGTCGTCGAGGGCGGCCCCGAGACGGTCAACCACACCGGGGCGGCGTGGTTCCACCTCGACTGCCTGGTGGTTCCCGATGAGGTGGTGACCCCGGCCCAGCGCGCGGCCGCCGCAGCCGACTTCGGCAACGGGCTGGCCCACCCGGTGCCGTTCGGCGAGTACCTGTTCGTCAACTGCGATCTCAACGTCAATCTCCTGCGGGAACCGGCAGGGGAGTGGATCGGCCTCGTCTCGAGGACGGATGTCGACCGGATCGGGTCCGGATTGACGGTGACCGAGCTCCATGACGTGGGCGGCCGCTTCGGCTCGGCGAGCCAGAGCCTCTACGTGGATCGCGCCTGA
- a CDS encoding SHOCT domain-containing protein, which yields MLLATYELGDALLTALAVFFFVIWIWVILAIIMDIFRDHELSGGAKAVWIFFLFILAPLTALVYLVVRGSGMRERAIKEQADQKKHFDAYVRDTAATSPADELHKLDQLRQSGGVTEDEYNKMKAKIIG from the coding sequence GTGCTTCTAGCAACATACGAACTCGGTGACGCGCTGCTCACCGCCCTCGCGGTTTTCTTCTTCGTGATCTGGATCTGGGTGATCCTGGCGATCATCATGGACATCTTCCGCGACCACGAGTTGTCGGGCGGGGCCAAGGCCGTGTGGATCTTCTTCCTGTTCATCCTGGCGCCGTTAACTGCCCTCGTATACCTGGTCGTCCGCGGCTCAGGCATGCGTGAGCGGGCCATCAAGGAGCAGGCCGACCAGAAGAAACATTTTGATGCGTACGTCCGTGATACCGCCGCAACCTCGCCGGCCGACGAGCTGCACAAGCTCGATCAGCTCAGGCAGAGCGGCGGCGTGACCGAAGACGAGTACAACAAGATGAAGGCCAAGATCATCGGCTGA
- a CDS encoding LLM class flavin-dependent oxidoreductase: protein MKLSVLDLIPVVEGSTPAVALANSTELVQRAESLGYTRHWVAEHHNMPGIASSAPAVVIAHLAANSETIRVGSGGVMLPNHQPLVIAEQFGTLDALHPGRIDLGIGRAPGTDQMTAAALRRSMDPISDEDLPKQLGELLGFFTGEWASGHPYSNITAVPGRGNQPQIWLLGSSGYTAQVAGLMGMPYSFAHHFSAQNTLPAVELYRNRFTPSEYLQEPQVMVAVGVICAETDEQARWLAGPSRLAFSRLRQGRPGRFPSPEEAAAHDFTPDEESVISSIAKGHIFGSPETVRERLNELVEATGADELMISTMVFDPADRIRSFELVAEAMSLVPSG from the coding sequence ATGAAACTCTCCGTGCTCGACCTCATCCCCGTGGTCGAAGGCTCGACCCCGGCCGTGGCCCTGGCCAACTCGACCGAACTGGTACAGCGGGCCGAGAGCCTGGGCTACACCCGTCACTGGGTCGCGGAGCACCACAACATGCCCGGCATCGCCAGTTCGGCCCCGGCGGTCGTGATCGCCCACCTGGCCGCGAATTCCGAGACGATCCGGGTGGGCTCCGGCGGCGTGATGCTGCCCAATCACCAGCCGCTGGTCATCGCCGAGCAGTTCGGAACCCTGGATGCGCTCCATCCGGGCCGGATCGACCTCGGCATCGGCCGGGCACCGGGCACCGACCAGATGACCGCCGCAGCACTCCGCCGGTCGATGGACCCGATTTCCGACGAGGACCTGCCGAAGCAGCTCGGTGAACTTCTGGGTTTCTTCACCGGAGAGTGGGCCTCCGGTCATCCCTATTCGAACATCACCGCAGTCCCGGGTCGGGGCAATCAGCCCCAGATCTGGTTGCTCGGCTCGAGCGGCTACACGGCCCAGGTCGCCGGACTGATGGGCATGCCGTACTCCTTCGCTCACCATTTCAGCGCCCAGAACACTTTGCCGGCGGTCGAACTCTATCGGAACCGGTTCACACCTTCCGAATATCTCCAGGAGCCGCAGGTGATGGTCGCGGTCGGCGTGATCTGCGCCGAGACCGATGAGCAGGCCCGCTGGCTGGCCGGGCCGTCACGCCTGGCGTTCTCCAGGCTGCGACAAGGAAGGCCGGGCCGGTTCCCTTCCCCGGAAGAGGCGGCGGCGCATGATTTCACCCCGGATGAAGAGTCGGTCATATCCTCGATCGCAAAAGGACATATCTTCGGGTCTCCGGAAACCGTGCGTGAGCGTCTGAACGAGCTTGTCGAAGCAACCGGGGCGGACGAATTGATGATTTCCACCATGGTCTTCGACCCCGCAGACCGGATTCGCTCGTTTGAACTGGTGGCTGAGGCCATGAGCCTCGTTCCGTCTGGCTGA